In Elaeis guineensis isolate ETL-2024a chromosome 1, EG11, whole genome shotgun sequence, a genomic segment contains:
- the LOC105038703 gene encoding LOW QUALITY PROTEIN: putative clathrin assembly protein At1g33340 (The sequence of the model RefSeq protein was modified relative to this genomic sequence to represent the inferred CDS: inserted 1 base in 1 codon): MKVRAKLLAALGSLKEHCINNRPMISNQKILSNIEAAIVRCTDHHDXPIDEKYVHEILFIVSNAPGSITFLARRMSTKLETVRDPVVALKTLVLLHRLLRGGDRYFEQDLRNLWSSRDLRLDLTWCEGAPDGSHTFLLNYSLFLEERLGWIINQAGMLEPIRPPQTNFQSYEEEAAELVLHRLMKCQLFLDRVIDCSPVDISCMSRVTQSSINIILRESFRVYDTFCEGVQTVVSSFFDLKKSTRGLALDILKKACSQTPQLHEFYDNCKRAIVGKNLDYPSVRIITEAQISSMEEFLPTEHNKTVSVAFEDTRLMERSREEESMVKESEVEKNEGSSTLFSKKLETKISTVWVEFDEEDSQTSTFSFLGLDDRLAAVADDLPTEGESSTAGKAMHLL, from the exons ATGAAGGTGAGGGCCAAGCTTTTGGCAGCTCTCGGTTCACTCAAAGAACATTGCATCAATAATAGACCTATGATCTCTAATCAAAAGATCCTCTCCAACATAGAGGCGGCCATCGTCCGGTGCACCGACCACCACG TGCCCATCGATGAGAAGTATGTGCATGAGATCCTCTTCATAGTCTCCAATGCTCCTGGATCAATCACCTTCCTTGCTAGAAGGATGTCTACAAAGCTTGAGACCGTGCGAGACCCGGTGGTAGCTCTCAAGACCCTTGTTCTACTCCACCGTCTCCTTCGCGGGGGTGACCGCTACTTCGAGCAAGATTTACGCAACTTGTGGTCTTCCAGAGACCTCCGACTGGACTTAACATGGTGTGAAGGAGCTCCAGATGGCTCACACACCTTTCTCCTTAACTACTCATTGTTCCTTGAAGAAAGGTTGGGATGGATCATAAACCAAGCTGGTATGCTGGAGCCAATTAGGCCACCACAGACCAACTTCCAGTCTTATGAGGAGGAGGCAGCTGAATTGGTCTTGCATAGACTGATGAAATGCCAACTCTTTCTCGACCGGGTCATCGACTGTTCGCCGGTGGATATTTCATGCATGAGCCGTGTGACACAATCATCTATCAACATAATCTTGAGAGAGAGCTTTCGAGTCTATGACACCTTCTGTGAGGGGGTACAAACTGTGGTGAGTTCCTTCTTTGATCTTAAGAAATCCACAAGAGGTCTAGCTCTTGACATCCTCAAAAAAGCATGCAGCCAAACCCCCCAACTCCATGAATTCTATGATAACTGCAAGAGAGCCATAGTGGGCAAGAACTTGGACTACCCTTCTGTTAGAATTATTACAGAAGCACAGATTTCATCAATGGAAGAGTTCTTGCCCACTGAACACAATAAAACAGTTTCGGTTGCATTTGAGGATACTAGGTTGATGGAAAGGAGCAGAGAAGAAGAGAGCATGGTAAAAGAATCCGAAGTGGAAAAGAATGAAGGTTCAAGTACTCTATTTTCTAAAAAACTAGAGACAAAGATAAGCACAGTGTGGGTCGAATTCGACGAGGAAGACTCACAAACTTCTACCTTCTCCTTTCTGGGGCTTGATGATCGGTTAGCAGCTGTTGCTGATGATTTGCCAACTGAAGGGGAGAGTTCCACAGCAGGGAAAGCCATGCATTTACTATAA
- the LOC105038575 gene encoding PHD finger protein ALFIN-LIKE 8, with protein MDGGYNARTPEEVFRDFRGRRAAMIKALTTDVEKFYQQCDPGEENLCLYGLPNEMWEVTLPAEEVPPELPEPALGINFARDGMDEKDWLSLVAVHSDSWLLAVAFYFGARFGFDKEARKRLFHLINGLPTIYEVVTGTAKKQSKEKTNSSSKSKSGSKPSSRQSESHTKVSRMPPPKDDEETEGEDEEDEEEHGNTLCGACGENYANDEFWICCDICERWFHGKCVRITPARAEHIKQYKCPACSNKRARA; from the exons ATGGATGGGGGGTACAATGCGCGGACGCCGGAGGAGGTCTTCAGGGATTTCCGAGGCCGCCGGGCTGCAATGATTAAGGCTCTCACCACCG ACGTGGAGAAGTTCTACCAGCAGTGCGACCCCGGTGAG GAAAACTTATGCTTATATGGACTTCCAAATGAAATGTGGGAAGTAACCTTGCCTGctgaggaagttcctcctgaacTTCCAGAGCCAGCATTAGGAATTAATTTTGCTAGAGATGGAATGGATGAGAAGGATTGGTTGTCACTCGTTGCAGTCCACAGTGATTCATGGTTATTGGCGGTTGCCTTCTATTTTGGTGCACGTTTTGGTTTTGATAAAGAAGCCAG GAAGCGACTCTTCCACCTGATAAATGGTCTTCCCACCATATATGAGGTCGTGACAGGAACTGCCAAGAAGCAATCAAAAGAAAAAACCAACAGCAGCAGCAAGAGCAAGTCTGGCTCAAAG CCATCATCACGTCAGTCTGAGTCCCATACAAAGGTCTCAAGGATGCCTCCACCGAAAGATGATGAAGAGACTGAAGGAGAAGATGAGGAGGATGAAGAAGAGCATGGAAACACTTTGTGTGGTGCATGCGGGGAAAACTATGCCAATGATGAATTCTGGATTTGCTGTGACATTTGTGAGAGATGGTTCCATGGGAAGTGCGTCAGGATAACTCCTGCTAGGGCCGAACACATCAAGCAGTACAAATGTCCTGCTTGTAGCAATAAGAGGGCCAGAGCATGA
- the LOC140856507 gene encoding uncharacterized protein produces MVTSMEEARSNVEEKSQSTANIAHPGIGGKANVFSITSKNSTWIIDTDASFEKFLNQHGIRHNTSYTYAPQQNGLAERKNRQIIEVVRTFLFGMNMPWFYWEEAVKKVSTPSLQEENFSEESMLQEGNRGDEFFELKKMNEKFGTSNPQNFDNISVIENEEVVPSEDKSQSPMAAELPMLIPLTDESTQNVQNSSPQVISSPISSSMSNEFLETNISLENFAPRYLQRSNKGVPKKQYEPDPKVNVKYPISIYVSTHRLSKSYALTVNQLSKISIPSSVQDALADPKWTKAMNEEMEALQKNSTWELVSLPKGKKMIGCR; encoded by the exons ATGGTGACTTCTATGGAGGAAGCCCGATCAAATGTGGAGGAGAAATCACAGTCCACAGCAAACATTGCTCATCCAGGTATTGGTGGTAAGGCAAATGTATTCTCTATAACTTCTAAGAATAGTACTTGGATTATTGATACAG ATGCTTCATTTGAAAAATTTCTTAACCAACATGGGATTCGACATAATACTTCTTATACTTATGCTCCACAACAAAATGGCTTGGCAGAGAGGAAGAATAGGCAGATAATAGAGGTGGTTCGTACCTTCCTTTTTGGCATGAACATGCCATGGTTCTATTGGGAAGAAGCTGTGAA GAAAGTTTCTACACCATCTCTTCAGGAGGAGAACTTTAGTGAAGAGAGCATGTTACAAGAAGGCAATAGAGGAGATGAGttttttgaattgaaaaaaatgaatgaaaagtTTGGGACAAGTAATCcacaaaattttgataatatttctgTAATTGAGAATGAGGAGGTAGTTCCTTCCGAAGATAAATCACAATCACCAATGGCTGCAGAGTTGCCCATGTTAATACCATTAACTGACGAATCAACCCAGAATGTCCAGAATTCTTCTCCTCAGGTAATCTCTAGTCCAATATCGAGTTCTATGTCTAATGAGTTTCTTGAAACAAatatttctcttgaaaattttgcTCCAAGATACCTACAAAGGTCAAATAAGGGTGTCCCAAAGAAACAATACGAACCTGATCCTAAAGTCAATGTTAAATATCCAATTAGCATTTATGTCTCTACTCATAGATTGTCTAAATCATATGCACTTACTGTTAATCAATTATCCAAAATATCTATTCCTAGTAGTGTGCAGGATGCATTGGCAGATCCAAAATGGACAAAAGCGATGAATGAAGAGATGGAGGCTTTACAAAAGAATTCTACTTGGGAACTTGTTTCATTACCCAAAGGAAAGAAGATGATCGGATGTAGATGA